CAAAATCTCTCGGCACGTTTTAACGCCGCCCTCGATATTCCTTCGCAAGGGTTGTGCGACAGTGTTAAAGGACGCCCACATGCTTGACCGTCATCTTCACCCGCGGTTAAAACCGCTGTTGCATCGCTGCGTGGGGATCATTGATAAACCTGCGATTACCCCGGATGGACTTACGCTCGTCGGTTTTGCCATTGGCGTACTGGCGTTACCATTTCTGGCGCTAGGCTGGTATCTGGCGGCGCTGGTGGCCATTGTGCTCAATCGGCTGTTTGATGGGTTGGATGGGGCGCTGGCACGGCGTAGAGGGCTAACCGACGCGGGAGGATTTCTCGATATCTCGCTTGATTTTCTGTTTTACGCCTTAGTGCCGTTTGGTTTTATTCTTGCCGCACCGGCGCAAAATGCGCTGGCAGGTGGCTGGCTGCTGTTCGCGTTTATTGGCACCGGAAGCAGCTTTCTGGCCTTCGCCGCGTTGGCGGCTAAACATCAGATAGATAACCCTGGCTACGCGCATAAATCGTTTTATTATCTGGGCGGGCTGACCGAAGGAACCGAGACGATTTTGCTGTTTGTGTTGGGGGGTCTGTTTCCGGGGTATTTTGCCGTGCTGGCGTGGGTCTTTGGCGCGCTGTGCTGGATGACGACGTTCACCCGGATCTGGAGCGGGTATCTGACGCTGAAAACCGTTCAGCGTCAGGCGTAAAGTCATGCGTTGCCAGATGCGCTTTGCTTACCCGGCCTACAACGATGATATAGCTAGCCAGGGTAAAGCGTTCTCGTCGCATCCGGCAATAATGCCAGTATTACATACTGGCGTCCGGACCCCGTTCACCGCTGGCGACTGGGTTTTTCGGATTGCTGCTCCACTCGTACCAACCACCGTCGTAGACTGAGACGTTTTTCCAGCCCATTGCACGGGCATACATAAACGTTTCCGAAGCACGCCAGCCGGTGCCGCAGTAGAAAGAAACCTGCTGGTCTGGCGTGATATTCCACTGTTTCCACATGGCAGCAATATCATCCGCGCTGCGCATGGTGCCATCCGGATTATGGAAATCTTCCATGTGGGTGGAGTCGCTGCCCGCGTGGCCCCAACGTGCGCCTGCGATCTCGCCTTTTGGCTTAATGTAGCTATAGCCGCTGGTAGTACCGATAAATTCTGGCCATGAACGAATACTCACCAAAGACGCATCCTGGCGATGCAGCAGGCCGCGTGCTTGTTCCATATCCAGCATCAACTGCGGTTGGGCAGGGATGTTCACACCGAAATCAGGTTCTGGTTTTACCGTTGGCGGAGTGCCGCGTTCGACCGGTAAACCTGAATTGGACCAGGTTTGCCAGCCGCCATCGAGCAGACGAACATCTTTCACGCCTGCGTACAGCATAATTTGCGCCACCCGCGCGGCGGCATAGACATCGCGACCGTATAAAATCACCGTGGTGTCGTGGCGGATACCGTGTTTCGCCAGCATCGCTTTGAGCTGCGCGTCGGAAACTTTATTCCACAGCGGCTCGCTTTCGACTTCGTTGGTATCAATGTAGCCCGCTCCGGGGATATGACTGAGCAGATACAGCTTCGGTGCGCCCCAGGCTGCTTCAATCACCTTCCAGTCACCGGTTGGTTTGGCGGTCACCTCTTTACCCTGCTGAAGATCGTGCAGCCACTGTGGATAAACCAATTGTTCGAAGTGCGGCAGACGTTGCAGGCGTTCAGGGTCTGCCAGCGCATCACTGAGGGTTGAAATATGGTTAAAGCCAACTTTTTGCAGACGGGATTTGACGGCCTGCATGTCGCTATCGCTGCCATACAGCGCCACCGGCGCGTCGGCTTTCAGCTGATGTGACTTAACCCAGGCGCTGAGTTGTTCATCATTCATCTTGTCGAGCCAGGCGGCAGACAGGTTCAGTGCGGAAGGTTCGTGTCCTGAAGGACCGTTGAGCGATTGCGGCCAGCCGTTGTAAAAAGCGCTCTGACGGGTATCAATCGCCGCGCCTTGCTGTTGCTGTAACTGGTTGAGGGTGAGCGTCTGTGCTGTTTCAGCAGCCCAGGAGGAAGCGCAAGCGAGCCCTAAAGCCAGTGCCAGCGCGGTCATTTGAGAAACACGTTTCATCGAATAGCCCGACGTTGAAAAAAGAAGACGACATTCTGTGCCGCCAGTTTAGTAAAAACCTTGCGTTAACGCAGCATATCGCCATATTTACGCCCAGTCTTCCATCTGCAATACACGGCCTGCGGGCGGAACATCCTGCGCGTCATGGGTCACCTGGACCACCGGTATACCCAGTTTACGGACTTCGGTGAAGACCCACTGGCGAAAGGTATCGCGCAGCGACGCATCCAGCCTGCTAAAGGGTTCATCGAGCAGCAGCGCCTGGGGTTGCGCCAGCAGCGCGCGAAGCAGGGCGACACGCGAGCGTTGCCCACCGGAGAGCGACGCCGGATCGCGCGAATAAAATCCTGCCAGGTCCGCGCGTGCGAGGGCGCTTTCCACCGCATGACGTCTGGCGGGACCCTGCAGGCTGGCGGGTAAGGCCAGCAGTAAATTCTGCCCAACGCTGAAATGGTCAAATAGCAGTGCATCCTGGAACAGGATGCCAATCTGGCGCTGCGCAGTAGGCAGGGTGTCAATACGCTGTTCGTTAAGCCACAGTTCGCCTGATGCCTGAAACTGAGGAGACAGCGCCCCAACCATCCACGAAAGCAGTGAAGACTTCCCACTACCAGAAGGCCCCATGATAGTGACAATGTCACTTTTATTGACCTGCAGATTAACGTCCTTCAGCAACGCCGTCGCGCCCTGATACAACGAAACGCCTCGTACGGTAAGCATTAGCGGAGTCCTTGTCGAAAGCGGCCGATCCACGCAGCGAGAAACGCCGTGAGTGCGAAAACTAACAGTGGTAACAGAAGCTGCCATAGCGCCTGGGTAGCCAGAATCGCGGTGCTACCGCCGCTGCTTAATGCTACCGCCTCGGTGGTCAGGGTGGGATAGCGTCCAGCGCCTAGCCACAGCGTCGGCATATACTGGGCAATACTGACTGAGAATCCTACCGCGAAGGCAATCAGCGCCGGGCGTACCAGCAGCGGGCATTTGACCAGCCAGAATATGCGGCCCCGTGTCCAGCCCAGCGTTTGTGCAATCAACATCAATCGCGGATCAATGCGTTGCCACGCCGGTTTGAGCACAAACAACATCCATGGCATCA
The Citrobacter arsenatis DNA segment above includes these coding regions:
- a CDS encoding CDP-alcohol phosphatidyltransferase family protein, with protein sequence MLDRHLHPRLKPLLHRCVGIIDKPAITPDGLTLVGFAIGVLALPFLALGWYLAALVAIVLNRLFDGLDGALARRRGLTDAGGFLDISLDFLFYALVPFGFILAAPAQNALAGGWLLFAFIGTGSSFLAFAALAAKHQIDNPGYAHKSFYYLGGLTEGTETILLFVLGGLFPGYFAVLAWVFGALCWMTTFTRIWSGYLTLKTVQRQA
- a CDS encoding sulfurtransferase; translation: MKRVSQMTALALALGLACASSWAAETAQTLTLNQLQQQQGAAIDTRQSAFYNGWPQSLNGPSGHEPSALNLSAAWLDKMNDEQLSAWVKSHQLKADAPVALYGSDSDMQAVKSRLQKVGFNHISTLSDALADPERLQRLPHFEQLVYPQWLHDLQQGKEVTAKPTGDWKVIEAAWGAPKLYLLSHIPGAGYIDTNEVESEPLWNKVSDAQLKAMLAKHGIRHDTTVILYGRDVYAAARVAQIMLYAGVKDVRLLDGGWQTWSNSGLPVERGTPPTVKPEPDFGVNIPAQPQLMLDMEQARGLLHRQDASLVSIRSWPEFIGTTSGYSYIKPKGEIAGARWGHAGSDSTHMEDFHNPDGTMRSADDIAAMWKQWNITPDQQVSFYCGTGWRASETFMYARAMGWKNVSVYDGGWYEWSSNPKNPVASGERGPDASM
- a CDS encoding ATP-binding cassette domain-containing protein translates to MLTVRGVSLYQGATALLKDVNLQVNKSDIVTIMGPSGSGKSSLLSWMVGALSPQFQASGELWLNEQRIDTLPTAQRQIGILFQDALLFDHFSVGQNLLLALPASLQGPARRHAVESALARADLAGFYSRDPASLSGGQRSRVALLRALLAQPQALLLDEPFSRLDASLRDTFRQWVFTEVRKLGIPVVQVTHDAQDVPPAGRVLQMEDWA